The nucleotide window ttgtatgtgtcataTACTCTGTCAACATACAGTACAAGCAGCAAAATGGGAGGTTAAATAATCATATAGAAACTATATATTACATACAAGAAATGGATCTGGATGTCTATCAATGTAAAatctataaatgttaaatatttggtGTTCACTGTGGAGATGAGCGGACTCCGACAGGGCTGCATGGAACTGGATGATGGTCACCCAACAATGAATATAGGTCAAACTGCAGGTGAGATTGGAGATCAGGCTCAGGTGTGACATTCACTCTTACAGGAGACCTGTGATGTGCTCTTCCTGGATGAACATGAGAATAATGACTCCATCAGAATATTTCTGATTCTTATAGCATTTGTTTTAGATTTCACTGAAAGCATTATTCTGCAATTGGTTACTGAGATTTAAACTGATTAGAAAAAATATACACCATGTGTTGGTGATCAAATGTTAAACTCACTGGAATGCTTACACACAGCCGTGATAATCAGTATGGTGAGAATCAGCAGCGCAGAGGTAGCCAGAGCTATCCATACATTTTTATCTATAGAAGAAAGTTATTGAGCAGAATTACATAACAAAACTGATTGTTTAACAGAACTATCCCATGAGACACAATATGGTATTTAATGCTATTAGtactttcaataaaaaataaggaATACCTCTGTCTCCGTAACAATCAGGAGACACGTGGACTATTGCTGGTTTGTTCAGGGATGAGTGGTTTACCCAACACGAGTAGTGTGCACGGTCAGATATCTTCAGGTATGAATGGAGGGTGAATGATCCATCAGGGTTGGTTTTGTCAGTGCTGTTTGTGAATGAGGCATTATGAAATGCTCCATTTCTCATCCACAGCTGCTCTAGAGCTGAAGGGTAAAACCCCTCAGagatgcacaggattgtgggaaatCCACCCAATGAACTCACATCTGACACAGACACAACTGGGTGTGCTATATGAAATATAAGACAATTATAGTAAAATGCTCATTTATCAAGagcaaatactgtaaataatacacTGTTATATGCACTCAAATGACTTGTCATTGTGAATTCTTACCAATCACTTGAACAAATGTTGTTTCTTCTCTCAAAAGCACAGAAGGAGGTGGTATAGTTCTTGTCACAACACATTTGTAAGTGCCAGTATCTTTTATCTGCAGATTTGATATTTCAAATGACATTTGCACAGTTTCCTGAATCCAAATAAATCTACTGTGATTTCTACATGACTGATTTATCCATGAATTGTTATTTTTCATCACTGAGCACAATGTGCTATTAGTTTGCAGTTCTACTATGAAACCATCACTGTCATTTGATGGTTTGTAGTTACAGCTGATATTGACTGACATTCCTCGATGGACCGTCTGAATCGAGATACCGTTAAATAATGCATGTCCAGCTATAAACACTGAAAAAGACATGACAGACaataaatattcatttacatttgaAGGCATTATATTATGAagatttaattcagtgattttccaaaaatgattatAATCTTTGCTTAAAATTGAACAGAATTGTATAATCTTTACCAGGAAACAAAGAAAGAAGCATCCACACACATGTTGTCAAAGCGTAACACTTTGATAATATCTATTGAGAAGAGAACAGCAAGATAAATCAGTCGAGAAGATAGTGATACATTTTGTATTATGGATACACTGTTGTGGTTTGTTCTGTGCTAATTACAAGCGGTATATTATCTCACTTTTGGACAATTcacataataatattataatatttttgtcaAATCCTAGGCTTACTGAAGTGCGATATCAGTCctcttcactcttaaaaataaagttacttCAGGATGCCAGaataacctttttgtctaaatgtttCCATAAaggacctttaacatctgaagaacctttttttttttttttttacacaaaaggtTTTTTTGTGGCAAAAGAGGATttttttcagattataaaaagggtaagaaagagatggttctttaaagaaattttgactgaatggttatttttggaaacaaaaatggttcttctattgcatcgctgtgaagaaccatGTAAGCACCTTCTTTAAGAGTGTATGAGGAAGTATTGCTATCACTGTCTTTTTGAACGTGTATTGTCTTGGTTTGTATTGTGTGTTTCTTGTTAACAGACCTTGAGTCTGTAAATAAAAGTTTCACTAACTGCATATGTGCTTAGTTAAAAGTACCTGAAATGTTGTTTTGAACtgaaattaattaatgtaaaacaaaacaaaaatcagagGATATAAAAAAGTGAATTTAGCACAAGTAGAAACTGTTTGCCAAGCCAAACTCCAGGTTATGCACTtcagcaattattttaaatttactaaatatatttaacaatagaCTGACCAATCAGTATCAAgagtttcaaaatatattctttctgTGGT belongs to Carassius gibelio isolate Cgi1373 ecotype wild population from Czech Republic chromosome B10, carGib1.2-hapl.c, whole genome shotgun sequence and includes:
- the LOC127966898 gene encoding uncharacterized protein LOC127966898 isoform X3: MPFLKFTMILSKCYALTTCVWMLLSLFPVFIAGHALFNGISIQTVHRGMSVNISCNYKPSNDSDGFIVELQTNSTLCSVMKNNNSWINQSCRNHSRFIWIQETVQMSFEISNLQIKDTGTYKCVVTRTIPPPSVLLREETTFVQVIAHPVVSVSDVSSLGGFPTILCISEGFYPSALEQLWMRNGAFHNASFTNSTDKTNPDGSFTLHSYLKISDRAHYSCWVNHSSLNKPAIVHVSPDCYGDRDKNVWIALATSALLILTILIITAVCKHSRRAHHRSPVRVNVTPEPDLQSHLQFDLYSLLGDHHPVPCSPVGVRSSPQ